The genomic stretch CTGCTGGTTCTCGAGGTGACTGGAGGTCGGTTGAGATCGACATACCTGGGCATTGGACCATTACTATTGCCATACAAGTAGGTAAATAATCTCAGCATTGAAGTTAGGTACTTCATTCACATCTTTGTCAAATTTTTTCATATTAGTAATTTTAATTCCTCCCCATCAACATCTATATAACAAAGTGTACACATATCTTTATACTACGAGtttgaccaaatttttgtgGATAAATGGGGTGAGTATCGTTTTTCGATGTGTATCGTAAGACTTTTTCCTTTGGTAAACTATACGCTGTATAGGGCAGGGAACCCATTTTAAGCAGCTCATGGATCCTTCTGTGGATTGAATCGAAATATGTAAAGTGAGATACAAACATaagtattagggtggggaatcgttatatggaaaacacgaaacttgatagcagaaagctaGAACCATGTTTTATTGTTATAGttagggccccaaacaatcctaaattaatcggaagtcgattggttctgTCGCCGCTTGGTGCATTGCGGTTCAAATTtctatggagatttgtatggagaaACCAACTTTTATGCATGTTCCATTctgaagagctcaaaatggctcaaaccataggtttcataacttcaaatggtaggtttttttatgactaacaacttggccgaagacactaaagagctagggtgtcccaaaaaaatactagagctgttcaaagttgattatgtcgaaatttatgttgtaaatcatgttttctgccaacactgccagtgtaccggcgtcagttagATTTCCattagaagtaacctctgaaacacgttgtagattctacctacgcctagaatattgacctatatttgtttgcttgatccagctaagtgtataaactcgttacgacatgttacttctgatgggaaacctactgacgccggtacattggtaatgttggcagaaaacaagattttgtgcatttaaatcgacatactcaattttgaacagctatagctcttcttaaggACATTCAAACTCTTCAGTGTTTTCTGCAatgttgttaggcatctaaaattctatactttaacataatgtagtgcatttttagagcatttttgagctctctagaaaggtaaatgcaataaagtaggttttcccatataaattttcatacaaatttgaaacgaaggcgccaagcggagacaaaaccaatcgacttcaggtaagttttgggttgtttggggccccaaaaggaaccaaaaaacttggttctgaaaaatcgatcactttgcccTACCCTAATaagtatataaatttgttaactACCTTTTTTTCTatcagcacttgttttcagattataAAACTGATCTAGCAAATATCAACATCAATCAAATAATGtttccaatcgagggacactatttcagtcacccgaacctattttaagcagtttgcatcaGTTTTTCAGGGGACTTTTTTCAGGATCCAAGTGGCACCTGGATGGCCAcaattttggttgatttttttcaatttttagtttttcagaGATTGTTTAGTGCTGAACGGTATTTgatgtattcgtaagacagctagttaaTCAGAGTTTTTATTCTTTGTTACATAAAAAGCAATTAGATTAATCTTTCattaagtaacaacacatactgtcgtaTATTTTGCACATGTTGTGTTTTCTTCCATCTCCCATTTATTCGGTATACGTGTGTTAGTTTGCTCGTCgtacgcatacggagtagagaatgGTTGAAggggttgtttataagacacgaccgcagagttaacgtagaatacgacagcctgtctcatTTCAATGTACTTTTTGCAATATGTTTGGGACTACACtcatgacgtttacctctatagcCGGCACCGCTAAAGACAATGAACAACAGCgtaagctatgtgcagctatgcggtttcatttgctgtcgtatccaaaacaagaatgaaattgaattgttttgaggctgtatTTTGAATCAAGTTGagctaagatatcttaattttgtttattttaattaaattctgttcacacaacatttatttgacacggcgatatcttaatttaggcagtagtggctacgaagaggttgGAGACGAGAGTaaaaagtgcattcccggtaaactaggtttaatacgaataatttttcgcattttgcagtagcgtagataattttacaactgattgctgcgaATAGTAGGGCTttagcgaaaaattatgtgattcaggctcactggctcaaaaattcttcaaataaatgttaaaatacactcggtaaactttgaggcttacCTGTAGTCAAAAAAGGTTAAttttgtttgtcaatgccatttatgtAATTTAattcgctatactgctagtcacacacgttatatagcaaaccacgtaAGCTCTAGATATGCATACaaacgctatatagctagccaaacacgctatagatatctagccacacatgctatatagcaagccactcacgctatagacatgcacacgctatatagctaaccaaacacgctatagacatgctaCAGCTAGCAACaaacgctatatagcaagccacataGGCCGAGAACCTACTGGCGCGGCTCgccggttcgccttgccgtgggttaacgTACAGCTCTTCACCATCTATGAATTGCTTTAGAGAAAAACATAAACACGTTTTGTAGCCTTAGTTTACCCGTGCTGTGTGTATAATAGAGGTTAAAATTATTTTGTAGCGTTTTACACGAAAACAGATTAATAGGTTCGAAAATAAAGAATTGGTGACATTGGCCTCAGGTAGCAAAAGTTCTGAAAACGTATCTAGAAAACATTGAAATGGCAATCTGCTTCCCACTCGCCATTTTTACCGACATTGCTCTGCCTGGCTTCTGTTTGTTTCAGTTAGAAAGGAAAACCATTAAACATTTCTTCAACAATGACAAGGTTGAATTTCCTATTGTATAAAAGTTCCCACAATTGCTCCATAATTTCTAAAGCAActtttgttcaaaaaaattgatagatttcattcaaatcgaaattataaaaataacggACTCCTCGATAGTGAGattattatcaaaaattaacCCTACTACTACTATTAACCCTAAGTATTCAAATTGATCCAACTAATTTTAGGCCACCTCATTCTTCTTAACATAACATTGGTGGGTTTGAGGAAAGGAATTCTTGGCCTATGAGGAAAATAATTAATTGCGTTTTGGATGCATTAGAAGCAAtgttccatttctgcaagtatgaagaaaatatatctagacttttttgcagccgATTGCATGTGTCATTAGGccttttttttacagaaatgcttgtatcgccacaaaataaagattttttactTCCTGGGCGTAAATCAGAAGATCAGAAGTGAACATCACATAAgattttccgtgttgggtattttcgtcactgcgaccaatttttcgATATTCTGTGACATTTTGAgagcccaagatacttccttgaggtacaccatcTCTTACAGGTAATCTagtagatttaccatttagatagttaacctaaAGAGTGCGGTTAGTCGAGTagctttgtatcatttttgtgatgtaaagaggaaaactgaaattGGCCATTTTAGAGCAACtctagtggaataaccttcacaTTTACTAGCTCGAATGATATTAGTTTCTTTAAGTAACTGACCCTTCCAGCCgatcttgaggtacgatgctggcctagcaAATGTGTGAGTCCCGGCTCTGGAAAGACTGTTATtgccagtaggatcgtagcgctagccccgcaattgtcctgtacactaaatagctGCTAAGTCTGAATCGGGACAAAGCACCAGGCTTTACTTTGCTtttaagtaactgatgagtagttgAATGTCTATGGCGCAAACCAAACTATTTCTTTGTAAAAACCACATTTTCATTTATATGTGATGCTGCAGATGGATTCTTTTctaatgttaaaattggagtgactttggccaGTGTCCAATTTATGGGAAAATATGCTAACTCAAAgcatttgttgaaaatttacatTAGAAATTTGAGGAGTTCTCGGGAAGACATCTGATGAGATTATAAAAAATCCCATTCTACAAAATGAAGGCATCATGCTTCTATGCTTTTGAAGTTCTTGATTAAAATTCGTacttcattcaagtttgtttacaacgcctcttcagaaagaaatttttGAGTAGTGATCTGATCACACTTTAGTGATACTTCATTTCCAATTGGACTCACTACATTCGAATTGATATTATTAACACAATTtacaaactgctgagcaagttttaaCGTGTTTTGCTCATCTTTGAGGACTGAAGTGGGATATGAAGGTTtttttaagaaccttcgaaagctaccgtgaaggttttgaatatggtttcagttGTTCTACTTCACtcgtaaaatttcaatttcgcaagagagtgaatctttgtttgattttcttttataaatctttaaaaatgattttcaacaaatttttcaagttttcaaCAAATGCTGATTACAAGTTAAATAACAACAATTTAATATTATAAGCTCTACAAATGCTGATTAGAAGTTTGATAAGCGTTTTTCAACTCTTATTTGGAATCAATAAAATTGATTGCTTTCAGAAAGTTTATCGAACTTGTTGGCAGTCTTAGGAAGAGTGAATGAGAGTTCTCAAACATTTGTTCGGCCGAAACTTGgataaattcaatttgaaaataaataatgaaataaaCTGCAAACTATGTAGTTCTTCACAATCAATAACTTCAGAGCTCATAAAATATGTATTGATCAGTATCAAcaacaacttttttttgataACGACGACGTGCCACAATAAGACAAGACAAGACATTCATGGTTACAAAACTGTAAGACGCTTTTTTCATGCTTATCACATTAGAGAATGCAAAGGAAATATCCCATTATGAACTAAAACTTATATTTATAAAGCAGTTTGATAATGTATCGATGATCGAGAATAGATTATACGATAATCGATAATAAGACAATCGTGTAGTTAAGAATTTGCAGATTGCAACGATAAGAAAAAATGTGTTCGTGTACGATTGATTTCCCAAAACCACGTTTCTTTGATAATCCACTTATTAGACATTACTGGTTAAACAGCTTTCGAAATAGGTGTGAACTCCACGCGCCCCGATTGGTCAAGGACGTTTCATAATGGTTAGAGTCATTCCAATGTTTGCGAGCTCCCATAATACGATCTAGTCATTCTAACATAACTCAAATCCTGTAATGCGATCTCTTGCAGCAACGAATATCTGATTAACAAAGCTAAGCTTGATTGACCTGAAAAGGTCTTTGCTACTGGTTTTTAATTATATTGATAAAAGTagcattgtgaaaaaaaaattaggttatATGTAAATTCCAGACAGGTACccaatttttaatatgtttAAAACCGCGTCCCAGCAAATTTAATTGTGAACAGTTTGCAGTGGCACGCTATGAAGCTAAGATTTTCGAACTCTCGATTTTTCGCCTTAACTCGTTCGTTTTTGCCCGAATGTATACTCTGCACAGTTGTTAGCGTTGGCGTTACAAAATATAAAGTGTCAAAAAACAAGCGCAGTTATTTATAGCTTACCCGGTTCAGCTTCAAAAACACGCACGGCTGCGTACTGTTGTAACCGTATTTATTATCCGGATTGCAAGGACCAAATTGTTTGGTATCAACTGAGCAGACAGATTCCGGTGGGGGCTGCATTCCGTGCTCACATTTCACGTGGTTTTTTCCCTCCCCAGGCAGAATTGATGTGTTGTAGTAAGCTAAAATTGTACAGGAGAAGAGGTAGTGTTATCGAAGCGATTGAATTTTTCCCACAACAGGCAATACACTCACGCTGCAAAAACTCGTTCAGTTGGGTCACCCAGTAATCACTTTCGGCATTATATCCTCCCGGTTTGAAGTGTATAATGGCGGGCTTTTTCGGATTCTGCGGCAAAGGCCGAACGCCGAGGCCGGGGTTTACACCGATTAGCGAGTCCGCCTGCTGGTAGTACGGGTATTGGTCATTCACCGTTCGAAAAAGGCCTTCCATGCAGCCCCAGAACACGGCGAAAAGAATGATAAAGTACACTCCATAGAAGAGGAACAAGTAAACTGTCGGAAAATAGAATCGAGAAAAGGTAGAATTTTAAATACTAGCATATTTATGGTTATCATATTGTAAGAGCCTGCGAGATAATCTCAGCGATAGATTTGTACTATTGATTTTAaaattctatttattaaaaaatagtAACATTTTAGATTCATATTCTCTTCAGTTAATAAATAATTTCACTAAATACGGTGGGATTATTTCAAGAACCGTTTCATGTCTAGTGTAAACTGTTTTTGTGTATAAATAATGCGGTTTTTATACCCCAACTGAATACCCCAAACTATTATAATTCCTGATAAAAAAACAGCAACCCCATCAACTTTAGCCATTTTAAGTTCAAATGTCCCAGAACTGCTACCCTAGAGAAAACTTACACCAGCTTTGTTTCGTACGGCCGAAGAATTTTCTTTCCTCTTCGTCCCAGATAATCTGCCTCCACGTTTTCGGCTCCGGTTTCTGGGGAAACACGAACACATACTCTTTGTCAACCTTTTTCTCCCCGTGCTTCACCATGGCTCTACtccggtttttattttattgcaatcAGAAAAATGAACTTGAAAATCGTATTAAAAATCACGATCACGAAACTGCCGAAGCATACCGTGCCCTGGGAAATAATACACACTACAGAACCGAAAGTAAGCTACCCCCGCTCACCCGGAGTGACTAACGAAAACTGTGCCTTCTGCGGGACAGTTGCTATAGAGTTAGTTTTTGGTGAAAAATT from Wyeomyia smithii strain HCP4-BCI-WySm-NY-G18 chromosome 3, ASM2978416v1, whole genome shotgun sequence encodes the following:
- the LOC129731016 gene encoding sodium/potassium-transporting ATPase subunit beta-1-like — translated: MVKHGEKKVDKEYVFVFPQKPEPKTWRQIIWDEEERKFFGRTKQSWFYLFLFYGVYFIILFAVFWGCMEGLFRTVNDQYPYYQQADSLIGVNPGLGVRPLPQNPKKPAIIHFKPGGYNAESDYWVTQLNEFLQPYYNTSILPGEGKNHVKCEHGMQPPPESVCSVDTKQFGPCNPDNKYGYNSTQPCVFLKLNRIYGWEPVYYDDVNELPENMPHDLVEYIKSLPVEDRKQLWVSCNGVYPADQEAVGIFRYYPSRGIPSSFYPYTNTKGYLSPLIAIQFTKSKRKQNMFVECRAWAKNIKYHGGSRLRMGSVLFSMLIE